One part of the Cetobacterium somerae ATCC BAA-474 genome encodes these proteins:
- the cobI gene encoding precorrin-2 C(20)-methyltransferase: MSTAKFYGIGVGVGDPEMLTLKAIRAFKELDVVVLPEAKKAEGSTAYEIAREYLKEGAETLFVEFPMLKSVEARKEFRKRNADMIVEHLKAGKKVGFLTIGDPMTYSTYVYILEYLDGVIPVETIPGISSFSDMSSRFNLPLVMGEESLKVVSLNGETDIVGEINSADNIVFMKVSRNFDKLRAGLEATGNLENIIMVSNCGKETQEINFDLTKMEEEDIPYFTTLILKKGGINQWKKFIS, encoded by the coding sequence ATGTCAACAGCAAAGTTTTATGGAATAGGAGTGGGAGTAGGAGATCCTGAAATGTTAACGCTAAAGGCTATAAGAGCTTTTAAAGAGCTAGATGTAGTAGTTTTACCAGAGGCTAAAAAAGCTGAGGGAAGTACAGCATACGAAATAGCTAGAGAGTATTTAAAAGAGGGAGCAGAAACTTTGTTTGTTGAGTTTCCAATGTTAAAAAGTGTAGAAGCTAGAAAAGAATTTAGAAAAAGAAATGCGGATATGATAGTTGAGCATCTAAAAGCAGGAAAAAAAGTTGGATTTTTAACAATTGGAGATCCAATGACATATAGTACATATGTTTATATTCTTGAGTACTTGGATGGTGTGATACCTGTAGAGACAATTCCTGGAATATCATCGTTTTCAGATATGTCTTCGAGATTTAACCTACCTTTAGTTATGGGAGAAGAATCTTTGAAAGTTGTATCATTAAATGGAGAAACTGATATTGTTGGTGAAATTAATTCAGCAGATAATATCGTATTTATGAAAGTATCTAGAAATTTTGATAAACTTAGAGCTGGCTTAGAAGCTACAGGAAATCTAGAAAATATAATAATGGTTTCAAACTGTGGAAAAGAAACACAGGAGATAAATTTTGATTTAACAAAAATGGAAGAGGAAGATATTCCTTACTTTACAACATTAATACTAAAAAAAGGTGGTATCAATCAATGGAAAAAGTTTATTTCATAG
- the cbiT gene encoding precorrin-6Y C5,15-methyltransferase (decarboxylating) subunit CbiT, whose translation MGHIYDKEFVQKELPMTKQEIRAISIAKLQLQDDSILVDVGAGTGSIGIEAATYLRNGNVFAIEKEEKGIETLKENINRFKLDNIEVIVGRAPEAIPTIQYDRMFIGGSTGSMRNILEHFIKYSKDNSRVVINAITLETLADATKLLKELNFKNIEVVNVVVSRGKSIGPYTMMYGENPIYIITADKEETK comes from the coding sequence ATGGGACATATTTATGATAAAGAGTTCGTTCAAAAAGAACTACCTATGACAAAACAAGAGATTAGAGCAATTTCTATAGCGAAATTACAATTGCAAGATGATTCTATTTTAGTAGATGTTGGTGCTGGAACTGGAAGTATAGGAATAGAAGCAGCGACATATTTAAGAAATGGTAATGTTTTTGCTATTGAAAAGGAAGAAAAGGGAATAGAGACCTTAAAAGAAAATATAAATAGATTTAAATTAGATAATATAGAAGTAATTGTGGGAAGAGCTCCTGAAGCAATACCAACTATTCAATATGATAGAATGTTTATAGGTGGATCAACAGGTTCAATGAGAAATATACTTGAACATTTTATTAAATATTCAAAAGATAATTCTAGAGTAGTCATAAATGCGATAACTTTAGAAACTTTAGCAGATGCTACAAAGCTTTTAAAAGAGTTAAATTTTAAAAATATAGAAGTTGTAAATGTTGTTGTATCTAGAGGAAAGAGTATAGGTCCGTACACAATGATGTATGGAGAAAATCCAATATATATAATAACAGCAGATAAGGAGGAAACAAAGTAA
- the cbiE gene encoding precorrin-6y C5,15-methyltransferase (decarboxylating) subunit CbiE, protein MSKEISVVGLGPGNLDYMTKAGIDKIKNSEIVIGGERQLEEIDSLLNNQYIYIMKKLDEMKEFVLRNLDKNIVFIVSGDTGYYSLLTYLKKSFPEQKFNVIPGISSFQYLFSRIEMTWEHYQLCSVHGRENDYVEIFKNSKSGVVLLTDEKNNPIEISKTLVKNNILNAEIIIGERLSYKNEVITRFLVCDYKKYNKKYEMNVTIIRKV, encoded by the coding sequence GTGAGTAAAGAGATATCGGTGGTGGGACTTGGACCAGGAAATCTAGATTATATGACAAAGGCAGGAATAGATAAAATAAAAAATTCTGAAATTGTTATAGGTGGAGAGAGACAGTTAGAAGAGATTGACTCTCTTTTAAATAATCAATATATCTATATTATGAAAAAATTAGATGAAATGAAAGAGTTTGTTTTAAGAAATTTAGATAAAAATATAGTATTTATTGTTTCAGGAGATACAGGTTATTATAGTTTGCTTACATATTTAAAAAAGAGTTTTCCTGAACAAAAATTTAATGTCATTCCAGGGATATCTTCTTTTCAATATCTATTTTCTAGGATAGAGATGACTTGGGAACATTATCAACTTTGTAGTGTTCATGGAAGAGAAAATGATTATGTAGAAATATTTAAAAATAGTAAAAGCGGAGTAGTACTTCTAACTGATGAAAAAAATAATCCAATTGAAATAAGTAAAACACTTGTTAAAAATAATATTTTAAATGCTGAAATAATTATTGGAGAGAGACTTTCTTATAAAAATGAAGTTATTACAAGGTTTTTAGTATGTGATTATAAAAAGTATAATAAAAAATATGAAATGAATGTAACAATTATAAGAAAGGTTTGA
- the cbiD gene encoding cobalt-precorrin-5B (C(1))-methyltransferase CbiD, whose amino-acid sequence MDKELRSGYTTGTCACVAAFVALNLLIEKDLGEKVEITTLNGVTLDIPIHSKKRGINWARGVVLKDAGDDPDVTNGIEICAKVKIVEELPKIEKAHKFDNMLIVGGRGVGLVTKKGLKVTPGKSAINPGPQEMIVKTLNPLLEEYGLKVIVTIYVPKGREKALKTFNGKLGILGGISILGSTGIVKPMSEDALTKSMFAELKVLKENSTREWVVFAFGNHGKQFCIDNNIDIEQMVVTSNYIGFMIDSAVKLGFKKIVLIGHIGKAIKVAGGIFNTHSRVADARLEIIAANAILIDEPRENILKVLEANTAEEATEYILKKESLFNLIANKVAKRSAEFSRDNIEFQSILFNYSGDILGYSDGFYEMIEELKSE is encoded by the coding sequence ATGGATAAAGAATTAAGATCGGGATATACAACCGGAACATGTGCGTGTGTAGCGGCATTTGTTGCATTAAATCTTTTGATAGAAAAAGATTTGGGAGAAAAAGTTGAGATAACCACATTAAATGGAGTAACTTTAGATATACCAATACATTCAAAAAAAAGAGGAATCAATTGGGCTAGAGGTGTTGTTTTAAAAGATGCAGGAGATGATCCTGATGTTACAAACGGAATAGAGATTTGTGCTAAAGTAAAAATTGTTGAAGAGTTACCAAAAATAGAGAAAGCTCATAAATTTGATAATATGCTGATAGTAGGTGGAAGAGGTGTAGGATTAGTAACAAAAAAAGGACTTAAAGTAACACCTGGAAAATCAGCTATAAACCCAGGACCACAAGAGATGATAGTAAAAACTTTAAATCCACTTCTGGAAGAGTATGGATTAAAAGTGATAGTAACTATATATGTTCCAAAGGGAAGAGAGAAAGCTTTGAAAACTTTTAATGGGAAGTTGGGAATACTAGGAGGGATATCTATTTTGGGGTCTACTGGAATAGTTAAACCTATGAGTGAGGATGCACTTACTAAATCTATGTTTGCTGAATTAAAAGTTTTAAAAGAGAATAGTACTAGAGAATGGGTAGTATTTGCTTTTGGGAATCATGGGAAACAGTTTTGTATAGATAATAATATAGATATTGAGCAGATGGTTGTAACAAGTAATTATATTGGATTTATGATTGATAGTGCAGTAAAATTAGGATTTAAAAAAATAGTATTAATTGGACATATAGGAAAAGCTATAAAAGTGGCAGGTGGAATTTTTAACACTCATAGCAGAGTTGCTGATGCTCGTTTGGAAATAATTGCAGCAAATGCTATTTTAATAGATGAACCTAGGGAAAATATTTTGAAGGTTTTAGAAGCAAATACAGCTGAAGAAGCTACAGAATATATATTAAAAAAAGAAAGTTTATTTAATTTAATTGCTAATAAAGTAGCTAAAAGATCAGCTGAATTTTCAAGAGATAACATAGAATTTCAATCAATTCTTTTTAATTATAGTGGAGATATATTAGGATATAGTGATGGATTTTATGAGATGATAGAGGAGTTAAAAAGTGAGTAA